The region GAGAGCGCCACCATTATACGAGGAAGGGTAGATGTGATCTGATATGGGAGAATACTGGATAAACTGCTTGGAGGCGAGCTAAAGTGAGATGAGAGTTCAGCATTCAGTGACAGAAGCTTCAGGCCATGCAACTACAGTTTACGTAGAGGGGGCATTATTCTTTGGGGGCATAGATCAAAGACAGGAATGCCAATTTGACAGTAGAGAATGTGTGAGAGAACGTTTGGAAATGGAACCGTTACAATAGAGCATTGAGAAAAGAATACGCCATCCTCAGGGTGCAATTCCACCATGGTTAGGGTTAACATGGCACCATGGTGGTCAATTATCTTTTCACATCAGCCATACAGAAAGTTTAAGGTTTGCTTACTTTTCCCGCTGTTGCCTCTCATCTTTCGGGCAAGTTCATCTGACGGTGTCAGTTCTGACACTAGCACCTCAGGTTCACCTTGAGGGAAAGAGAAATAACGTCAACAGACATTCAAACATCATCGTGCCCTACTGACACTCTTATCCACCATCAGTTACCATCAGGTTTGCaaactaatactttgataaatcGATTAATCTGACGATTACTAGAACGATTAATCGACTAATCGTTGATTATTCCACGCATTCATCGGTAGATTTTGAAAATTCacttttgcaattagttaaaatacgGAGTTATTCATATTCTAACAGCTTTTGTACTGACTTTTGGAAgtcatatgaaaaataaaaaataaatgcaagtgATAAGACGTTATAGAcgtttttgggtaaactatattATTCACAGcataatctctcttaaaataccttatagggttatgataatcaaaacagtcctgagctacatcaagctttgatctctgcaaaccaaactatcactttaatgaaatattatttttcccCTAACTAATAAAAAGATTTTATCATTAGCTAGTTTTACATCAGAGAGCTGCTATATAACAATAAATTTGTAATTCTAACTAAAAGTAAAACCGACTCTGGTGTTTCATGTTTAACgctgtaaagctgcttgatttaaggcCATCTACTGCAtaaagtactatataaataaacataacattactGGACTTTACTAGAGTGCCGAActgcaaacatccacatcactgtaatcagatgctttcttaactgctgctttccCACCACGCTCAGTTCTGTCgagtttatttcattattgatAGGAAAGCAcccagtatatatttacatattcatccaaacACTGCTCAGCAGCTTCAGGTTCGGCTACCTTTGCTCTTCTTCTCTTAAAGTGCATCCAAGAAGGCTGACAGTGTTGGCTACAGCGCTGCACTGGTCAAACCGCGTTATTACAGGCTCTTACATTATTAGGTCATATGAGATCAAACGACTTCCCGATGTTTCAGCTCTACTTACCATCACTAAAGGTGAAGGTCATGGTCTCGTTCCCACTGTCGGGCAGCGTTCCATCCCTCCTCCCGTTAATATGCTGCATTGCATCGTGCGATTTATAGTCTTTGGTTTTGTAACCTTTCGAGGACTTGTTGCGGGTGCTGATGCGTATGACGCCGTGTACCAGCCGACACTCCGCTTCCTGCTCCTCCAAGTTGTAGTCCTGAGCGATGCTGTTGATCAGGTCGCTGATCTCGATGGTTTTCCGGGAGAAGGACACGTCGGATGTGCATTTGGCCAGCTGCTCGATCTGGTGCATTTTATACAATTCTAGAAGCTTTTTAGTGATCAGCGAGTCGATGTCAGTGCCACCGTCATCCAGGTCGTCTAGATCCAAATCCTCCCTCGAGTAGATACTCTTGATACTGGTATCGCTGATGGGACGCAGGTTGTTGTCGCCCTTTCCAGTCGTTCGGGTCCGTCGTGGAGGTGCGTCTGAGTTGACAGGGTACTCCACTTTCTTGCCAGCAAAATAAACGTCGCCGTACCTGAAGCTTTCAGAGCTTCGCAACGGCTTTGATTTGCTTGCTTCGAGGCTTACGCCGCACGTGGGATTGGACAGAGCCAATCCATTGCTCTTCTTCGGTTCTGGCTCAGCTTTTATAGGGTTGTCAGTGGAGCTTTCGTTGGCTGGCAAGCAAGGTTTGCGAGAGCCATAAAACCCACAAGTCAGAATGCAGCAAAGCACAGCTTTACAACCACTCCAGCCTAGAGAGGCGCATGAGCCGCATGCTTGCGTACCTTGAGGAGAGTCAGCGGAGCCTGGGATAAAGCCCAGGGTTTCTGAGCCTCGTCCATTGGCGTAGTGAGGATGGGTTTTACGGGGGAACTGCGAGTCTATGCTACGAGGTTGCTCTCTGTAGTTCTCCTTGTAGGTCTCCTGACTGGTGCTGCTGTCCCTGGAGTAGGTCCGGCTTTGCCTGTAGCCATCGGCCCTAGAGCGGCTTGAGCCATGAGGACGCGTCTTGTGATGTGATCCTGTGCTGTGGCCAGGCATAACTCACCACATACACGACCTGCAGGAACATGGGACGGATGATAATGCATCAACAGCTGAGACAAAGCATCGCTTCTTAGGCTCAGTCAATAtgtggagcacaaaaccagtcaacagatttatacatcatctgaaagctgaataaataagctcttCTTTGATGTATGGAtggttaggataggacaatattagGCCGAGATACAACTACACTAGTCAGCATTTGATGTGGATCAAAGCCTTTCGTCAAAGTTGTCCTCAAACCAAAATGTGTTCTTGTGTTAGTACAACTTTGATTAACcttttttttgatccacttcagatgttgactactgtatttgaaaatctggaatcgtgagggtgcaaaaaataaatatttatatgcttTGTCCAAGTAAAGTTCTTaggaatgcatattactaatcaaaaattaagtttacaaaatatctaaatgcagcatgatctttacttaatgtctgaaagatttttggcataaaagaaaaatctatatttctgacccatacaatgtattgttgtctatttctacaaatatctctgtgctactgatgactgcttctgtgctgcaggatcATATACAGTAGTAACATACTGCAGCGTTCAAACTGCATGTAGAGATGTGCTGAGCCTATTTTTGCAGAATGTTGCATGCATGATTAAAACACAACATTCTTTGCCATTTAGGTTTTTCTGGAGCAACTTGAAATGACAATTACAAAAAGACGGCATTCGGGCATCTGATTAAAACCAGGGAATTTAAGCAGCTTATGAGCACACTTCTAGATTTCACCATTTAATTGTGATGTAGATGTTTATGTAGTTCTTCTAATGTAGTTTGTAATTGTCAATCAGGTTCTCCGAACCATtttaaggctgtatttatttgattagaaatacagaaaaaacaataatattgtgaaatattattgcgatTCCTAATATTGGTGtactgttttaatatactttcaaatataatttatttctatgatgtgcatctgtattttctgcatcattcctccagtcttcagtgtcacatgatcttcagaattaattctaatatatatatattttaaacagtgAGTGCCAAGAAAACTGATAAACCTTTTAgtgaaaatacaactttaaagTGTCCTATTTCACATTTATTGCACTTCCTCAAGCCTGGAGATATAACCAAGATAAAACACAACAGTGCAATGATGATGgagaaatcaaataataaatgtaatttaccaAATGAATTCATCTTCAACACTGCATCAGTATAGCACCGAGCATATGTTGCCCGACTGGGTCAGAATGACACATATATTCTGTCTCTACATGCTGTGCTCCAAAAGGCATTTCAAACATGTCAACAGCGAGCTGATCTGGATCTAGATAGCATAGAGGGGTTATCTATGCAAGCCTGAAAAATCTGATTTGGAGCAGTCATATCAggattgtaatatttcacatggGTTTTTGCAGCTATGCCTTATTGGGTTCCTCATGTGCATTGGAAGGGTTTTTCATGCAATCAAATATGCCAATTAATaccctttgtttttaagagtttagCATGTTTAAATTTAGTAAAGAGGGTTTTCATTGGTGGGCAGGAATTACTCGATCATcaagttatttttaaatacactCCCTCCTTGTGACTTCACCTGAGAGTTTGACTCAAGGATTGCGTTCTTTGTCTAGAATCATGTGTTTTCGGTGAATCCTGTCACTAATTCTCAGAAAGCTGAATGTCATCCTGTGAATGCCTGGAATAGGTATAGATAATTATTGTCAGGTGTCATCAATCTTAGACAGTTTGAGGAAACTCTTGTGAATAATCATGTATAAAGAAAGTGGATGGGAAAGAAAACCCCAGAATATTGTGTCACAGAAATGACTTGGTAAGAGTTTATAGAGCAGGCCTGTAAAGTGCGCTCAGGTCAGTCCCAAAAACTTTATTTGGACTTTTTAGCATTTTATGCATGGCATGCATTGGCAAAATGCAGTTTGTATgtccaaaacaacaaatattttttattttaacatcctCAAACTGCTCTCGTCTGTATGCAAACAATATTTATGGACTTCACATATATATTTACGCCTAGAATCCTTTGGAAAGTGCCATTACTTCCAATGCAAGCGTCCAAACGAGCACACATCACAGTGATCCATGGATCCAGAGCGTGCTCGGAGCAGATGTTTGCCGAAGTGTCACTTACCGCATAGGCTCGGATCAAATCTTCAGGTGTTTTGAGCTCTTCAAGATCGCGGAAGTAGTCCGAGTGTGAAGTTATGTTCCTTCGGACGCTTTATAACCTCCACTTCATCGATCTTTGTTTTGATTCACTGACTGGAAACGGCTCAAACGTGTGGATTTCGTCGCGCAGCACGCGCTTTCTGACTCGGCTCGCACTAAAGC is a window of Carassius auratus strain Wakin chromosome 16, ASM336829v1, whole genome shotgun sequence DNA encoding:
- the LOC113115800 gene encoding keratinocyte differentiation factor 1-like; protein product: MPGHSTGSHHKTRPHGSSRSRADGYRQSRTYSRDSSTSQETYKENYREQPRSIDSQFPRKTHPHYANGRGSETLGFIPGSADSPQGTQACGSCASLGWSGCKAVLCCILTCGFYGSRKPCLPANESSTDNPIKAEPEPKKSNGLALSNPTCGVSLEASKSKPLRSSESFRYGDVYFAGKKVEYPVNSDAPPRRTRTTGKGDNNLRPISDTSIKSIYSREDLDLDDLDDGGTDIDSLITKKLLELYKMHQIEQLAKCTSDVSFSRKTIEISDLINSIAQDYNLEEQEAECRLVHGVIRISTRNKSSKGYKTKDYKSHDAMQHINGRRDGTLPDSGNETMTFTFSDGEPEVLVSELTPSDELARKMRGNSGKNYYSSSATDSSGAPLLR